Below is a genomic region from Pseudocalidococcus azoricus BACA0444.
TGCCGAAAAAGATCCGCTAACCTGTCACAGAGCAATCTTAGTTTGCCAACAACTACGTCATCTTAAAATTCTTATTAATCATATTCTCAATAATGGCGATTTAGAGTCTCACGATCAACTAGAAGAAAGAATGTTAATCAAACATAATTTTACAAATTTCTCAGAGGCTCAGGAAGCTCAGCTTTCTATATTTGTTCAGAATGGTTTACCAACGCGTGAAGAGTGTTTGCAAGAGGCTTATAAACTTCGAGGTAGTGAGATTGCCTACATAGAAAAACGAGAGCAGCACCATGAAGAATCAGATCAAACTATTTACAATCGGGTTCACTCAAAAGAGCGCACAACAGTTCTTTGAGAATCTTGAAAAAGCTGGTGTTAAGCGAGTTATTGATACTCGTTTAAATAACATATCTCAGTTGGCAGGATTCACAAAAGCAAGAGACTTGAAGTATTTCCTAAAAACCATCAATGGTATTGACTATATTCATATTTTAGACTTGGCTCCAACTAAGATTATCCTTGATGAATACAAAAAACATAAAGGAGATTGGTCAGTATATGAAAAAAAATTCCTAAATCTGATGAGTGATCGTCAAATTCAAAATAAAATCTCTC
It encodes:
- a CDS encoding DUF488 domain-containing protein yields the protein MELFTIGHSNHDMNSFIALLQQHGVTAIADVRSQPYSRFLPQYNREALQKILDNHGIKYVFLGRELGARPSNPDCYVEGKAVYEKIANTDLFHEGVKRVQKGLQKHKISLLCAEKDPLTCHRAILVCQQLRHLKILINHILNNGDLESHDQLEERMLIKHNFTNFSEAQEAQLSIFVQNGLPTREECLQEAYKLRGSEIAYIEKREQHHEESDQTIYNRVHSKERTTVL
- a CDS encoding DUF488 domain-containing protein, whose translation is MKNQIKLFTIGFTQKSAQQFFENLEKAGVKRVIDTRLNNISQLAGFTKARDLKYFLKTINGIDYIHILDLAPTKIILDEYKKHKGDWSVYEKKFLNLMSDRQIQNKISPDLADGACLLCSEAKPHHCHRRLVAEYLNDKWGNISICHL